One part of the Eleginops maclovinus isolate JMC-PN-2008 ecotype Puerto Natales chromosome 14, JC_Emac_rtc_rv5, whole genome shotgun sequence genome encodes these proteins:
- the batf2 gene encoding basic leucine zipper transcriptional factor ATF-like 2: MSPLFMETGYELTSPGSVSTEESITPGSERGETRKRGRKTEKNRDAARKSRKKQTERADELHEELQSLERSNSALKKEIAALNKDFNLYTKALECHKPCFIKDSLSGSTTDLSVPPSVACESTQLSFPSLPPPKSSSLASPSGSDTELYSSVSATCAASFSAVSAPHSLFSEVPPSLIASRPPKNAPPVCTSLVSNPVSSSSLTKPAQSVQVKIHRSSTKSATASFSMDEFLMKQASFLAPSSYVAPPNSQQGCPMNVDQLNTEQLSRNSSLPCSFLPQILEDPAPKSVSEWSPALGFSLKLSNNRQPTLNHASLLSRLTVPSPVYVPQTASSSFDIPHHPLSLPPLEDTPKDFTLSELLEGNEWILSGTSH, translated from the exons ATGTCCCCGTTATTCATGGAGACCGGGTACGAGCTGACCAGCCCGGGCTCGGTGTCGACAGAGGAGAGCATCACCCCTGGATCT gagagaggagagacaagaaaaagagggagaaaaacagagaaaaacagagacgCTGCGAGGAAGAGccgtaaaaaacaaacagagcgaGCGGACGAACTTCATGAG GAGCTTCAGAGTCTGGAGCGATCAAACTCAGCCCTGAAAAAGGAGATTGCCGCATTGAATAAAGACTTTAACCTCTACACGAAGGCTCTGGAGTGCCACAAGCCGTGCTTCATCAAAGACTCCTTATCCGGCTCCACGACAGATCTTTCAGTTCCCCCCTCAGTCGCCTGTGAAAGCACACAACTCTCCTTTCCAAGTCTTCCTCCTCCCAAATCTTCATCATTAGCCTCACCTAGTGGCTCAGATACTGAACTCTACAGCTCTGTATCGGCTACTTGCGCTGCCTCTTTCTCTGCAGTCTCTGCTCCTCACTCTTTGTTTAGCGAGGTTCCTCCGTCTCTAATCGCATCGAGGCCTCCAAAAAATGCTCCACCTGTGTGCACCAGCCTTGTTTCCAATCCTGTATCTTCCAGCTCGCTGACTAAACCGGCTCAATCTGTGCAAGTAAAAATCCATAGAAGCTCCACAAAGTCAGCAACTGCTAGTTTCTCAATGGATGAATTTCTAATGAAACAAGCTTCTTTTCTAGCACCTTCATCTTACGTAGCGCCCCCTAACTCCCAGCAAGGCTGTCCCATGAATGTGGACCAGCTTAATACAGAACAATTGAGCAGAAATTCCAGTCTGCCGTGTTCTTTTTTACCACAAATTCTCGAAGATCCTGCTCCTAAGTCCGTCTCGGAGTGGTCTCCTGCTTTGGGTTTTTCCTTAAAGCTGAGTAATAATCGTCAACCAACCCTCAATCATGCGTCTCTGCTTTCCCGGCTCACTGTCCCAAGCCCCGTTTACGTGCCTCAGACGGCCTCCAGCAGCTTTGACATACCTCACCACCCACTTTCGCTGCCCCCGCTTGAGGATACTCCGAAAGATTTCACCCTCTCTGAGCTCTTGGAGGGCAATGAGTGGATTCTAAGCGGGACTAGTCACTAG
- the arl2 gene encoding ADP-ribosylation factor-like protein 2 has translation MGLLTILKKMKQKEREMRLLMLGLDNAGKTTILKKFNGEDVSTISPTLGFNIKTLEHRGFKLNIWDVGGQKSLRSYWRNYFESTDGLVWVVDSADRLRLEDCRKELSSLLLEERLAGATLLVFANKQDLPGALSKEAIQEALALDEIKSHHWCIIGCSAVTGKNLLAGVDWLLDDIAARIFTID, from the exons ATGGGTTTACTGAcgattttaaagaaaatgaaacagaaggAGCGGGAGATGAGGCTGCTGATGTT GGGTCTGGACAACGCAGGGAAGACGACCATTCTCAAGAAGTTTAATGGAGAAGACGTGAGCACCATCTCTCCGACGCTAGGCTTCAACATCAAAACACTGGAACACAGAGG gtttaaattaaatatctgGGATGTAGGTGGACAGAAGTCGCTGCGCTCCTACTGGAGGAACTACTTTGAGAGCACAGACGGGCTGGTGTGGGTGGTGGACAGCGCAGACAGACTCAGACTGGAGGACTGCAGAAAGGAGCTCAGTtcactgctgctggaggag AGGTTAGCTGGTGCAACGCTGCTAGTGTTTGCCAACAAACAGGACTTACCAGGAGCCCTGTCAAAAGAGGCAATACAAGAG GCTCTGGCCCTGGATGAGATCAAAAGCCATCACTGGTGTATCATTGGTTGCAGTGCAGTAACAGGAAAGAATTTGTTAGCTGGAGTGGACTGGTTATTAGATGATATCGCTGCAAGGATTTTCACCATTGACTGA